Proteins encoded by one window of Anaerolineales bacterium:
- the rlmN gene encoding 23S rRNA (adenine(2503)-C(2))-methyltransferase RlmN: MITLYDLDLPALTDLLKGWEQPVYRAKQLWAWLYQNKVETFEAMTNLPKALRERLAAETVIGTLTLVSDQLSIDGQTVKRLFRLPDGQLIESVLMEYDDGRRTACISTQAGCAMGCVFCATGQMGFARHLTDGEIVQQALHFARLLEGQGDRLSNIVLMGMGEPLHNYENTLKAIHKLHDPDGLNIGARHITLSTVGLVPAMRRFADEGLQVGLAISLHAATDEERNALLPVNRRHPIADVISAARYYVSKIGRRVTFEWALIRGENDTIEQAARLGTLLKGLLCHVNMIPLNPTGGYDGAPSDLDRVDAFQAELTRHGITSTVRVRRGIDIQAGCGQLKTQVMERERRKQG; encoded by the coding sequence ATGATCACCCTTTATGACCTTGATCTACCCGCTCTGACTGACCTTCTGAAGGGGTGGGAACAGCCCGTCTACCGCGCCAAGCAGCTATGGGCGTGGCTTTACCAAAACAAGGTTGAAACCTTTGAGGCGATGACGAACCTTCCCAAAGCGCTTCGAGAGCGTTTAGCGGCGGAAACCGTGATCGGCACGCTCACCCTTGTCAGCGATCAACTTTCCATTGACGGGCAAACGGTGAAACGCCTTTTTCGCCTCCCCGATGGGCAGTTGATTGAGAGCGTCCTCATGGAATATGACGATGGGCGGCGGACGGCGTGCATTTCTACCCAAGCCGGCTGTGCGATGGGCTGTGTTTTCTGCGCCACAGGGCAAATGGGCTTTGCCCGCCACCTCACCGATGGAGAGATTGTCCAGCAGGCGCTTCACTTCGCCCGCTTGTTGGAAGGGCAGGGGGATCGGCTGAGCAATATCGTCTTGATGGGCATGGGCGAGCCGCTCCATAATTACGAAAACACCCTAAAGGCAATCCACAAGCTGCACGATCCAGACGGGCTGAACATTGGGGCGCGGCACATCACGCTCAGTACGGTGGGGCTTGTCCCCGCAATGCGCCGCTTTGCTGATGAGGGGTTGCAGGTGGGGCTGGCGATCAGCCTTCACGCGGCAACCGATGAGGAGCGGAATGCCCTTTTACCTGTCAACCGCCGCCATCCCATTGCCGATGTGATCAGCGCGGCGCGTTATTATGTCAGCAAAATTGGGCGGCGGGTGACCTTTGAATGGGCGCTCATTCGCGGCGAGAACGACACGATTGAGCAAGCAGCACGCTTAGGGACACTGCTTAAGGGTCTGCTCTGTCATGTCAACATGATTCCCCTCAACCCAACAGGCGGCTACGATGGCGCACCTTCTGACCTAGATCGGGTCGATGCCTTTCAAGCCGAACTGACCCGACATGGAATCACCAGTACGGTGCGCGTCCGGCGTGGGATTGATATTCAGGCGGGCTGTGGGCAGTTGAAAACGCAAGTCATGGAGCGTGAACGCCGCAAACAGGGGTAA
- a CDS encoding branched-chain amino acid ABC transporter permease, whose translation MLSPYQEVVFNQMLRDALLGLSIYLTLYTGMFSLANAGFMSIGAYVSAVAWRYFNVPFELTFLVAPLICALIALPIGLPVLRLRDIYLAIATIGFGEVVRILALNVDDIAAGVSGIKDRVIIGGGQGLKDLPVLVNTAHLVFAVVVVGYFIIRLHRSRFGRGMAAIRQDERAAATMGINVVYAKVGVFMLSAALAGLAGVFHTFLSRTIKPDDFGFTQAVNILAFAVLGGTSVFVGPILGGFALRALPEVLRFSQQWRGVLIGAALLLVIIYLPSGLVGLFNPATWRRRGKHREHPS comes from the coding sequence CCAAGAGGTTGTCTTTAACCAGATGCTGCGGGATGCCCTGCTTGGGTTGAGCATCTATCTAACGCTTTACACGGGAATGTTCTCGCTGGCAAATGCGGGGTTCATGTCCATTGGCGCATACGTCAGCGCCGTTGCGTGGCGCTATTTTAATGTCCCCTTTGAACTCACCTTTCTCGTCGCCCCGCTCATCTGCGCTCTGATCGCCCTTCCTATTGGCTTGCCCGTCTTACGTCTACGCGATATTTATCTCGCCATTGCCACCATCGGCTTTGGGGAGGTGGTGCGTATTTTAGCTCTCAATGTGGATGATATTGCGGCGGGCGTTAGTGGGATAAAAGACCGCGTTATTATTGGTGGGGGGCAAGGTTTGAAAGACCTCCCCGTGCTGGTGAACACCGCTCATCTTGTCTTTGCCGTCGTCGTCGTCGGCTACTTCATTATCCGACTGCATCGCTCGCGTTTTGGGCGGGGTATGGCGGCAATCCGTCAGGATGAACGGGCGGCGGCAACGATGGGTATCAACGTCGTCTATGCAAAGGTTGGCGTGTTCATGCTCAGCGCGGCGTTGGCAGGTTTGGCAGGGGTTTTTCATACCTTCCTCTCCCGCACCATCAAGCCCGATGATTTCGGGTTCACCCAAGCGGTGAACATCCTCGCTTTTGCCGTCTTGGGGGGGACATCCGTTTTTGTTGGTCCAATTTTGGGCGGGTTTGCCCTCCGCGCTTTGCCAGAGGTGCTGCGTTTTTCTCAACAATGGCGCGGCGTGTTGATTGGAGCAGCGCTTCTGTTGGTGATCATTTACTTGCCAAGCGGGTTGGTTGGTTTGTTCAACCCCGCTACATGGCGACGACGGGGCAAGCATCGGGAACACCCTAGCTGA
- a CDS encoding glycosyltransferase family 4 protein, producing MHIGLNAHLLASGANYRRAGIHGYIQNLLAHLPAAAPDLRGTVFVGAGDPPSNPAFIIRRARWVAERPLRRILWEQVIQPFQLSGCDLVHELAFVAPLVMPRPFVLTVYDLTFLRYPEGLPASRRLYLRTFTRLSCRRARRIMAISQSTATDLRELLGVPKEKIDLAIPGVDSRFAPLPIAEIATWRERMGLPERFLLFVGTLEPRKNLPMLLRAYAALPEKDRIPLVLAGGAGWGLAAIEATLDAHDLRRWVLLPGYVPDEALIFWYNAADAFVYPSVFEGWGMPVTEAMACGTPAFVSNVSSLPEAVGETGAALPPDDISAWTAALHQMIQDRAWRRAQGEAARMRAAQFTWENTARQTVASYKQAFQP from the coding sequence ATGCATATTGGACTTAACGCACATCTGCTGGCATCGGGAGCAAATTACCGTCGGGCGGGGATTCACGGCTATATTCAGAATCTTCTCGCCCATCTTCCCGCCGCTGCTCCCGACCTGCGCGGTACGGTTTTCGTTGGGGCGGGCGATCCACCAAGCAATCCAGCCTTCATAATTCGGCGGGCGCGTTGGGTGGCAGAGCGCCCCTTGCGCCGCATCCTGTGGGAACAGGTCATTCAACCCTTCCAACTGAGCGGCTGTGATCTCGTCCACGAGTTGGCATTTGTCGCCCCGCTGGTTATGCCGCGCCCTTTTGTGCTGACTGTTTACGATCTAACCTTCCTGCGTTACCCAGAGGGGCTGCCTGCCTCGCGGCGACTCTATCTGCGGACATTCACACGGCTTAGCTGTCGGCGGGCGCGGCGGATCATGGCGATTTCCCAATCCACTGCCACCGATCTAAGGGAATTGTTGGGTGTGCCAAAGGAAAAGATTGACCTCGCCATTCCCGGTGTGGACTCTCGTTTTGCGCCCCTACCAATCGCTGAGATTGCCACATGGCGAGAGCGTATGGGCTTACCAGAACGCTTTTTGCTTTTTGTGGGGACGCTTGAACCGCGCAAAAATCTCCCAATGCTGCTGCGGGCATATGCGGCGCTCCCTGAGAAGGATCGTATTCCGCTTGTTTTGGCGGGGGGTGCGGGGTGGGGCTTGGCAGCGATTGAGGCGACATTGGACGCCCACGATCTGCGGCGGTGGGTGCTTCTCCCGGGTTATGTGCCTGATGAGGCACTCATTTTTTGGTACAATGCCGCCGATGCGTTCGTCTATCCTTCTGTTTTTGAAGGGTGGGGGATGCCCGTCACAGAGGCAATGGCGTGCGGGACGCCCGCCTTCGTCTCCAATGTCTCCAGTTTGCCCGAAGCCGTAGGCGAGACAGGCGCAGCCCTTCCCCCCGACGATATTTCGGCATGGACGGCGGCACTTCACCAGATGATTCAGGATCGGGCATGGCGAAGGGCGCAAGGCGAAGCAGCACGGATGCGAGCAGCGCAGTTCACATGGGAAAACACCGCCCGCCAAACGGTAGCCAGTTATAAACAAGCGTTTCAACCATGA
- a CDS encoding sugar transferase, whose translation MIVHEQPTTAPSNGKIDWARRYFRALPLIDFVLVLTAFGVAYLLRYTWQIIRPVDEALFSPFASFIPYALIFAILLVIVPPITGLYRMERGRTWTEEIYRLINGAGIATVLIMALSFLLQPRGFSRLLLIMAAGITVFLLALARLVYRLIRQAMRRRNIGLERVLLVGAGHVGRTVLSALLAKPDLSYIPVGYLDDNPERGQVDMGRLKGLGDLSNLEGLLKGREADLVIVALPWDARDKIIAVVRDCEAHNIVCRVVPDLFQLGMSHIHAESLEGIPLLGLRSAVRMNPTEYATKRALDLVLIALSLPFLLPIMGLISLSVWLDSRGAIFYSQKRIGKDGRPFQMIKFRTMIPGADKMHAELIRTTGADPKRPKLVNDPRRTRVGRWLRRTSLDELPNLINVLRGEMSIIGPRPPTPDEVELYEAWQRQRLNTLPGITGLWQVSGRSKIPFEEQCLLDIYYIENWSLGLDMQILLRTIPNVLLGNGAY comes from the coding sequence ATGATTGTCCACGAACAGCCAACCACCGCTCCCTCTAACGGCAAGATTGATTGGGCGCGGCGCTATTTCCGTGCCTTGCCCCTGATCGATTTTGTCCTTGTTTTGACCGCCTTTGGGGTGGCATACCTTCTTCGCTACACATGGCAGATTATCCGCCCGGTGGATGAAGCGCTGTTTTCGCCCTTTGCTAGTTTTATCCCTTACGCACTGATCTTCGCCATTCTCTTGGTCATTGTGCCGCCTATCACCGGGCTTTACCGCATGGAACGCGGACGCACCTGGACAGAAGAAATCTACCGCCTGATTAACGGGGCAGGAATCGCCACTGTGTTGATTATGGCGCTCAGTTTCTTGCTCCAACCACGTGGTTTTTCCCGCCTTTTGCTGATCATGGCGGCGGGGATCACTGTTTTTCTGTTAGCGCTGGCTCGCCTTGTCTACCGCCTGATTCGGCAGGCAATGCGCCGCCGCAATATTGGGTTGGAGCGCGTTCTGCTGGTGGGAGCGGGGCATGTCGGGCGGACTGTTCTCAGCGCGCTACTGGCAAAGCCCGATCTCAGTTACATCCCCGTTGGCTATCTTGACGACAACCCCGAACGCGGTCAAGTGGACATGGGGCGCTTAAAGGGGTTAGGCGACCTGAGCAATCTAGAAGGGTTGCTCAAGGGGCGCGAAGCTGACCTTGTGATTGTCGCCTTGCCATGGGATGCTCGCGATAAAATTATCGCCGTTGTGCGCGATTGCGAAGCGCACAACATTGTTTGTCGGGTTGTCCCTGATCTGTTTCAATTAGGGATGAGCCACATTCATGCCGAGAGTTTGGAGGGGATACCCCTTTTAGGCTTGCGCAGTGCAGTACGCATGAACCCAACGGAATATGCCACGAAACGCGCCCTCGATCTGGTGCTGATTGCTCTGAGTTTGCCGTTTTTGCTCCCCATTATGGGCTTGATTTCCCTCTCTGTCTGGCTTGATTCGCGGGGGGCGATCTTTTACAGCCAAAAACGGATCGGGAAAGATGGGCGCCCCTTCCAGATGATCAAATTTCGGACGATGATTCCCGGTGCAGACAAGATGCACGCCGAATTGATCCGCACAACAGGGGCTGACCCCAAACGCCCCAAATTAGTAAACGATCCGCGCCGGACGCGGGTGGGGCGCTGGCTGCGCCGGACAAGCCTAGACGAACTTCCCAATCTGATCAACGTGCTGCGCGGGGAGATGAGCATTATCGGACCGCGCCCGCCAACGCCCGACGAGGTAGAACTTTACGAAGCATGGCAGCGGCAGCGGCTGAACACGCTGCCGGGGATTACGGGGCTGTGGCAAGTCAGCGGGCGGAGCAAAATCCCCTTTGAGGAACAATGTTTGCTGGACATCTACTACATTGAGAACTGGTCGCTAGGGTTGGATATGCAAATCTTGCTGCGGACGATTCCGAATGTCTTACTAGGAAATGGCGCGTATTGA